In a genomic window of Halorussus salinus:
- a CDS encoding metal-dependent hydrolase: MWPWEHVAFGYLLVSLCWHGWRRESPDGAVALAAGFGAVAPDLVDKPLSWTFGVFPSGYAVAHSAFVFPVFAAALWLGFRRDDAGPLAVALLVGHASHLVGDVIYPFLLGDELALGAVLWPVVVTASSPTDAGLVARTLYYLHQWVVRLWALEFGPLLLFELALVGVVAAVWLYDGAPVLSECRAALVRRTE; encoded by the coding sequence ATGTGGCCGTGGGAACACGTCGCGTTCGGCTACCTGCTGGTCTCGCTCTGTTGGCACGGTTGGCGGCGCGAATCGCCCGACGGCGCGGTCGCGCTCGCGGCCGGGTTCGGCGCGGTCGCCCCGGACCTCGTGGACAAACCCCTCTCGTGGACGTTCGGGGTGTTCCCCTCGGGGTACGCCGTCGCCCACTCGGCGTTCGTCTTCCCGGTCTTCGCGGCGGCGCTCTGGCTCGGGTTCCGACGAGACGACGCGGGACCGCTGGCCGTCGCCCTCCTCGTCGGCCACGCCTCCCACCTCGTCGGCGACGTGATTTACCCGTTCCTGCTGGGCGACGAGTTGGCCCTCGGCGCGGTGCTGTGGCCGGTCGTGGTCACGGCCTCGTCGCCGACCGACGCCGGACTGGTCGCCCGAACGCTGTACTACCTGCACCAGTGGGTCGTCCGACTCTGGGCGCTCGAGTTCGGCCCCCTGCTCCTGTTCGAGTTGGCGCTCGTCGGCGTGGTCGCGGCGGTCTGGCTCTACGACGGCGCGCCGGTCCTCTCGGAGTGTCGGGCGGCGCTGGTACGTCGGACGGAGTAG